In Halobacterium sp. CBA1132, a genomic segment contains:
- a CDS encoding ABC transporter ATP-binding protein produces the protein MTLLDVNDLVVRYDTEEGPRHSVNGVSFTIEDGVNYALSGESASGKSTTAKAILGLLPDCAAIESGEIEFEGRDLRSMTAAERRDFLWEEIAFIPQTAIDALDPVMTVGAQIRQAIQTHRDVSEQHAHRRSRELFETVGLDPERIDEYPHRFSGGMRQRVVIAMALALDPKLIIADEPTTGLDVVVQDQIIDNILQIQEETDSSLLLITHDLSVIAEACDEMSVLYGGQVMEQGHVDNVLLNPSNPYTMGLKQAYPAQDADSDELISMSGEPPMLDEAPTGCAFNSRCPFADEECETTEPQLEKLPYRNQRVACHHAERATRMRKRADDPSTWGSPEHEAGASNSEVLLEVEGLTKWYENNSSLLGRLPLEGGSPSITGVANTLRKAYERQGDVLRDVFDSTETRVRAVDDVSFSVARGEILGIVGESGCGKSTLAETLALLEEPSAGTFTFDGHSHDHYQDGNLQSFRERVQVIFQNPYDSLNPRMTVKQLVKEPLTIHGYRLDEREQAIKETLERVGLAPAEHYLDAYPDELSGGQRQRVALARALVIDPDLLICDEPASMLDVSLKADVLNLLRELVNTEEIGVLYISHDLPSLSYIADRLAIMYLGQFVERGDTARIFTSPKHPYTEALLEAIPEMDPRGTRDRVTLEGKPASPATRTTGCRFASRCPKSTDRCYSEEPTLDTWVGENHEAACFHPNEDPLDENHAQIDNPIEND, from the coding sequence ATGACGCTCCTCGACGTTAACGACTTGGTGGTCCGTTACGACACCGAAGAAGGCCCCCGCCACAGCGTTAACGGTGTCTCGTTCACTATCGAGGACGGCGTCAACTACGCACTGTCGGGCGAATCAGCGTCAGGGAAGTCGACAACTGCGAAGGCAATTCTGGGGCTGCTACCCGACTGTGCAGCAATCGAATCCGGGGAGATCGAGTTCGAGGGACGGGACCTGCGGTCGATGACCGCGGCGGAGCGCCGCGACTTCCTCTGGGAGGAGATCGCGTTCATCCCGCAAACCGCCATCGATGCACTCGACCCTGTAATGACGGTCGGCGCGCAGATCCGGCAGGCTATCCAGACTCACCGCGACGTCTCCGAACAGCACGCTCATCGCCGGTCCCGTGAGCTATTCGAAACCGTCGGACTGGATCCCGAACGGATCGACGAGTACCCTCATCGCTTCTCTGGGGGCATGCGCCAGCGGGTCGTTATTGCAATGGCGCTCGCACTCGACCCGAAATTAATCATTGCCGACGAGCCGACGACCGGCCTCGATGTCGTTGTGCAAGATCAGATCATCGATAACATCCTCCAGATTCAGGAGGAGACGGACAGCTCGCTCCTCCTGATCACTCACGACCTGAGTGTCATCGCTGAAGCCTGCGACGAGATGTCCGTGCTCTACGGTGGCCAAGTCATGGAGCAAGGCCACGTGGATAACGTCCTGCTCAATCCATCGAATCCGTACACAATGGGGCTCAAGCAGGCCTATCCTGCACAGGACGCCGATAGCGACGAGCTAATCTCGATGTCCGGCGAACCGCCGATGCTTGACGAGGCCCCTACTGGGTGTGCGTTCAACTCACGATGCCCCTTTGCGGACGAAGAGTGTGAGACCACAGAGCCGCAGCTGGAGAAGCTTCCATATCGAAACCAGCGAGTTGCCTGCCACCACGCTGAACGTGCGACCCGAATGAGAAAACGGGCTGACGACCCATCAACGTGGGGAAGTCCTGAACACGAAGCAGGGGCCAGCAACAGCGAGGTCCTCCTTGAAGTTGAAGGATTGACCAAGTGGTACGAGAACAACAGTTCCCTCCTCGGCAGGCTTCCCCTGGAGGGGGGGTCACCGTCGATTACCGGGGTCGCAAATACACTTCGGAAAGCGTATGAACGCCAGGGAGATGTCCTCCGTGACGTCTTCGACAGCACAGAAACACGCGTTCGTGCCGTCGATGATGTGTCGTTCTCGGTCGCGCGTGGCGAAATCCTCGGTATCGTCGGTGAATCCGGTTGCGGGAAATCGACACTCGCAGAGACACTGGCACTTCTTGAGGAGCCCAGCGCGGGTACATTCACGTTCGACGGGCACTCTCACGACCACTATCAGGATGGGAACCTCCAGTCGTTCCGCGAGCGAGTTCAGGTCATCTTCCAGAATCCATACGACTCCCTGAACCCCCGCATGACGGTCAAACAACTCGTCAAGGAACCACTGACAATCCACGGATACCGCCTCGACGAACGGGAACAGGCCATCAAAGAAACGCTTGAACGCGTCGGCCTGGCGCCAGCCGAGCATTATCTAGACGCATACCCGGACGAACTCTCCGGCGGACAACGCCAGCGAGTGGCGCTTGCACGAGCGCTAGTTATCGACCCCGACCTGTTGATCTGTGATGAGCCCGCCTCGATGCTCGACGTCTCGCTGAAAGCAGATGTACTGAACCTCCTCCGGGAACTGGTCAACACAGAAGAGATCGGCGTCCTGTACATCTCCCACGACCTGCCCAGCCTCTCTTATATCGCCGATCGTCTGGCAATCATGTACCTCGGTCAGTTCGTGGAGCGGGGCGATACAGCACGAATCTTCACAAGCCCAAAACACCCGTACACGGAGGCGTTGCTGGAAGCAATTCCGGAGATGGACCCGCGCGGGACCCGTGATCGGGTCACCCTTGAGGGGAAGCCAGCTAGCCCCGCGACGAGAACGACTGGCTGTCGGTTTGCCTCACGCTGTCCGAAGTCCACTGACCGATGTTACAGCGAGGAGCCCACACTCGACACGTGGGTCGGAGAGAACCACGAAGCGGCGTGTTTCCACCCGAATGAGGACCCCCTCGACGAAAACCACGCACAGATCGACAATCCAATCGAAAACGACTGA
- a CDS encoding helix-turn-helix domain-containing protein yields the protein MLRRIELEVLATVDRGDTISELATKLNHSESYLSRAVADLVEKGLVYTERDGRRKRVIPSDARAVELYRDLVRQHSHIDFPELLTGKALEVLYYLDQPRTVSEIADRSNNYRNTVNRVLKRFRDRGLVGTVDGHYEFNADFDRLHEFARELTHQLHRQRLEAVAPKGTILWEDYDEFLTQTETEIDAEPFHETGLARFTAFDLQFLLTGHRYYVYSEDLDAVSPAELCCHTLLIDDGSRYRSYCLLLLSHVSVDEADLREQAAKYGLEDDIDALLRYLETHGEVDDDRLPEWDEFQKLAADYKIES from the coding sequence GTGCTCCGGCGTATCGAACTCGAGGTCCTCGCCACAGTCGACCGCGGCGACACGATCTCCGAACTCGCGACGAAGCTCAACCACAGCGAGAGCTACCTCTCGCGTGCCGTCGCCGACCTCGTCGAAAAGGGACTCGTCTACACGGAACGCGACGGCCGCCGAAAACGAGTCATCCCGTCGGATGCTCGCGCCGTCGAACTCTACCGGGACCTCGTCCGCCAGCACTCCCATATCGACTTCCCCGAACTGCTGACGGGCAAGGCACTCGAAGTGCTGTACTACCTCGACCAGCCGCGAACCGTCTCCGAAATCGCTGACCGGAGCAACAACTACCGCAACACGGTCAACCGGGTCCTCAAGCGGTTTCGCGACCGTGGTCTCGTCGGGACCGTCGACGGCCACTACGAGTTCAACGCCGATTTCGACCGCCTTCACGAGTTCGCCCGTGAACTCACACACCAGCTGCATCGCCAGCGCCTCGAAGCCGTCGCCCCGAAGGGGACGATTCTCTGGGAGGACTACGACGAATTCCTCACCCAGACCGAGACGGAGATCGACGCGGAGCCGTTCCACGAAACCGGCCTCGCTCGATTCACGGCCTTCGACCTCCAGTTCCTGCTCACCGGCCATCGCTACTACGTCTACTCCGAGGACCTCGACGCAGTCTCGCCGGCGGAGCTCTGCTGTCACACGCTGCTGATCGACGACGGCAGCCGCTACCGCTCGTACTGTCTCCTCCTGCTCAGCCACGTCAGCGTCGACGAGGCGGACCTCCGAGAGCAGGCGGCGAAGTATGGCCTCGAAGACGATATCGACGCCTTGCTCCGCTACCTCGAGACGCACGGCGAGGTCGACGACGACCGACTCCCGGAGTGGGACGAGTTCCAAAAGCTGGCGGCTGACTACAAAATCGAATCCTGA